A region from the Aliarcobacter thereius LMG 24486 genome encodes:
- a CDS encoding protein adenylyltransferase SelO codes for MKNKYKKNIETFEEFLELSDYSFVNGLNQDPDSQNNYDNKFSREVFSGHYVEVEPTAIKEPIYISHSKILFEELGFDDKLIKEDDFIKMFSADIANIKNKNKIKTWATGYALSIYGTEYYAQCPFQSGNGYGDGRAMSIFEALINEKRWEFQLKGAGKTPYCRGADGRAVLRSSVREFLAQEHMHSLGIPTSRSLTLFTSKKEQVRRPWFKEKSSSYEPEVMIKEDVAITTRVASSFLRVGQIELFARRARKNEHKDALKELEMIVLHSIAREYKKEINDDLALEEKILLLAQSFQDRLTSLVANWIRVGFCQGNFNSDNCAVGGFTLDYGPFGFIELFEPKYQSWTGGGVHFSFLNQPRAAQKNFKSFCNSLKPLIVSNKYYLEKLEEIENDFANVMQDKMQNMWASKLGLEKFDYELFDELINLMIDTKVDFTIFFRELSNIPDDISTLEKSFYDNLNNENLKSRWQKWLESWKSKIDVNDEESRQKLSNQMKLTNPKYILREWHLVWAYKEAEKGNYEPVNELQEIMTKPYEEQTKEIEEKYYTKKPSDFFGIAGISHVSCSS; via the coding sequence ATGAAAAATAAATATAAAAAAAATATAGAAACATTTGAAGAATTTTTAGAATTGAGTGATTATTCCTTTGTAAATGGTTTAAATCAAGATCCAGATAGTCAAAATAATTATGATAATAAATTCTCAAGAGAGGTTTTTTCAGGGCATTATGTAGAAGTAGAACCAACAGCTATAAAAGAACCAATATATATTTCTCATAGTAAAATTCTTTTTGAAGAGTTAGGATTTGATGACAAATTAATAAAAGAAGATGATTTTATAAAAATGTTTTCAGCAGATATTGCAAATATTAAAAATAAAAATAAGATAAAGACTTGGGCAACTGGATATGCTTTATCAATTTATGGAACAGAGTATTATGCACAATGTCCTTTTCAAAGTGGAAATGGATATGGAGATGGAAGAGCAATGTCTATTTTTGAAGCTTTGATAAATGAAAAAAGATGGGAATTTCAACTAAAAGGAGCAGGAAAAACTCCATATTGTAGAGGTGCAGATGGAAGAGCAGTTTTAAGATCAAGTGTTAGAGAGTTTTTGGCTCAAGAACATATGCACTCACTTGGAATTCCTACTTCAAGGTCTTTAACTCTATTTACTTCTAAAAAAGAACAAGTAAGAAGACCTTGGTTTAAAGAAAAATCATCATCTTATGAGCCTGAAGTTATGATAAAAGAGGATGTTGCAATCACTACTAGAGTTGCATCTTCATTTTTAAGAGTAGGGCAGATTGAACTTTTTGCTAGACGAGCCAGAAAAAATGAGCATAAAGATGCTTTAAAAGAGTTAGAAATGATTGTTTTACACTCAATAGCTAGAGAATACAAAAAAGAGATAAATGATGATTTAGCTTTGGAAGAGAAAATTCTTTTATTAGCACAAAGTTTTCAAGATAGACTTACTTCTTTAGTAGCAAACTGGATAAGAGTTGGATTTTGTCAAGGAAATTTCAATAGTGATAACTGTGCAGTTGGTGGTTTTACTCTTGATTATGGACCTTTTGGATTTATTGAGTTATTTGAGCCAAAATATCAATCTTGGACAGGTGGTGGAGTACATTTTTCATTTTTAAATCAGCCAAGAGCTGCACAAAAAAACTTTAAATCATTTTGTAATTCTTTAAAGCCATTAATTGTTTCAAATAAATATTATTTAGAAAAGCTTGAAGAGATAGAAAATGATTTTGCAAATGTTATGCAAGATAAAATGCAGAATATGTGGGCTAGTAAGTTGGGATTGGAAAAGTTTGATTATGAGTTATTTGATGAGCTTATAAATCTTATGATTGATACAAAAGTTGATTTTACAATATTTTTTAGAGAGTTATCAAATATTCCTGATGATATAAGTACTCTTGAAAAAAGTTTTTATGATAATTTAAATAATGAAAACTTAAAAAGTAGATGGCAAAAATGGCTTGAGAGTTGGAAATCTAAAATAGATGTAAATGATGAAGAGTCAAGACAAAAACTATCAAATCAAATGAAACTAACTAATCCAAAATATATTTTAAGAGAGTGGCATCTTGTTTGGGCATATAAAGAGGCAGAAAAGGGAAATTATGAACCAGTAAATGAGTTGCAAGAGATAATGACAAAACCATATGAAGAGCAAACAAAAGAGATTGAAGAGAAATACTATACTAAAAAACCCTCAGATTTTTTTGGAATAGCTGGAATATCACATGTTAGTTGTTCATCGTAA
- a CDS encoding Txe/YoeB family addiction module toxin — MVNYKLVYTKQAGKDAKKLSNSGLKSKALELLEIISLNPYQNPPPYEKLIGDLNSAISRRINIQHRLVYEVLEDIKTIKVIRMWSHYE; from the coding sequence ATGGTAAACTATAAACTTGTTTATACTAAACAAGCTGGAAAAGATGCCAAGAAATTATCTAATTCAGGCTTAAAATCAAAGGCTTTGGAATTATTAGAGATAATTTCTTTAAATCCATATCAAAATCCTCCACCTTATGAAAAACTAATTGGTGATTTAAATAGTGCAATATCAAGAAGAATAAATATTCAACACAGATTAGTTTATGAAGTTTTAGAAGATATTAAAACTATAAAAGTGATACGAATGTGGTCACATTATGAGTAA
- a CDS encoding type II toxin-antitoxin system Phd/YefM family antitoxin — MTKVMTVSQVRADIYNIIDETALTHEPILITGKRTNAVMLSQEDWNAIQETLYLTSIPNMRESIIKGLNTSIEDCDKELEW, encoded by the coding sequence ATGACGAAAGTTATGACAGTTAGTCAAGTTCGAGCAGATATTTATAATATTATTGATGAAACAGCATTAACACATGAACCAATACTTATAACTGGTAAAAGAACAAATGCTGTTATGTTATCTCAAGAAGATTGGAATGCCATCCAAGAGACTTTATATCTAACATCAATTCCAAATATGAGAGAATCTATAATTAAAGGATTAAATACATCTATTGAAGATTGTGATAAAGAGTTAGAATGGTAA
- a CDS encoding abortive infection system antitoxin AbiGi family protein: MLNHFTKELNTLISILKDSSFRLSYCSEEFRDENEKIISDAAHPMVCFSEYNEEEIASKNITYGSYCISMKKKWAISNKLNPVLYIDKNSHVAIGLKTLLLRRKKTQKGSSFPRLAVMQIKCFTKDVKGYNSHFDEKDFDFKYENEWRYVPEKKDIGNYYISIDNSRYKQVLEKAKRDSIKDKYNKRLESFPLKFNENDIEFVFVENEIRILEQSFPFLNGKVRKYTWKYTPKK, from the coding sequence TTGTTAAATCATTTTACAAAAGAATTAAATACGTTAATTAGTATTTTAAAAGATAGTTCTTTTAGATTATCTTATTGTAGTGAAGAATTTAGAGATGAAAATGAAAAAATTATTTCAGATGCAGCACATCCAATGGTTTGTTTCAGTGAATATAATGAAGAAGAAATTGCCTCTAAAAACATTACTTATGGTAGCTATTGTATTTCAATGAAAAAAAAATGGGCTATTTCTAATAAGCTTAACCCTGTTTTATATATTGATAAAAATTCACATGTCGCAATTGGATTAAAAACTTTATTATTAAGAAGAAAAAAAACTCAAAAAGGTAGCTCTTTTCCTAGGTTAGCAGTGATGCAAATAAAATGTTTTACAAAAGACGTAAAAGGATATAATAGCCATTTCGATGAAAAAGACTTTGATTTTAAATATGAAAATGAATGGAGATATGTACCAGAGAAAAAAGATATTGGAAATTATTATATTTCAATAGATAATTCTAGATATAAACAAGTCCTTGAAAAAGCAAAAAGAGATTCAATTAAAGATAAATATAACAAAAGATTGGAATCTTTTCCTTTAAAGTTTAATGAAAATGATATTGAATTTGTATTTGTAGAAAATGAAATCAGAATTTTAGAACAATCATTTCCTTTTTTAAATGGTAAAGTAAGAAAATATACTTGGAAATATACTCCTAAAAAATAG